The nucleotide sequence GGTGGTGATCAGAGCGGTGCGGGCACCCTTGCGTTCCAGCAGGGCATTGGTGGCCACGGTGGTGCCCATGCGAATCCACTCAATACGGGAGCTGTCCAGTAGACCGTCCTTCAGGGAAATACCGAACTCGGCCAGAATGCGGCGGATACCCTCGCGGGGAGCATCCGGGTAATTGGCCGGGTCTTCAGAGAGCAGCTTGATGGTGCGGAAACCGGGTTCACCTGGAACCTCGGCGTAGACATCGGTAAAGGTGCCGCCCCGGTCTATGGAGAAGCGGAATTGTCCTGTTGCTGGCATGGGTGCTTGTTGGTTGAGTCTGGGGTATGCGTTGCCTGTTCCGAGCCGCTATCCTATCATGCCGGGATGGGTGAGGCAAGGAGCGGGTGAGGCAAAGTTCGTCATACGTTGGAGCATCTCTTCAACGTACGTTGCAGTATCTCTCCAACGTAGCATGGAGAAAATCTCGATGCTAGCATGTAGAGTCTCTCCAACGTAGCATGTAGAAAGTCTCAATGCCAGCATGTAGAGTCTCTCCTACGTAGCATGGAAAATCCGTTCATGCATGCATGGAGTTTTCCCCGGTGCCGGGTTGGGGCCGTCCCGGATGCACATCTGGTTCTTCTTTTATCCTTGGATAACGGACAGCTGGAAAATGACAATCAATTTGCCGGGGAGCGGGAGGAAATTAAGAAAAATGCCTGGAAAGAAGGGGCGACCGGTTTCGTTCAAGTCTGAAATTGAACAGAACCGGTGCCTTTGTATTGATGAGCAGTTTACACATACGGCTTAGAGTTCCGGCAGAATCTCCTTTGCAATATCCATCTGCAATTTCGGCTTGAGTGCTTGTCTTACTAATTGGGTCATGAGAGGTGTCATGATGTTAAATTCCATTGCATCTTTTATAGCCTGAGGTCTCTTGTCAATATTATTCAACATAATCTCTTTAACGAGTTGCTGTTGTGCTAACCTCGCCTTCTCGGCGGCTACATGGGTAGTTAAACCAGTATATCCCGGAGGCGGAGAACCTAAAAGGACGGTACCATCTTTAAGGTGCTTTATTGCTTCAGTAAGTTCTCCTGGCTTAATATCTATTGTTATCGCTCTTGCGTTATTAGTAGTAGCAGCAACGAAAACAACCACCGCTACCGTCAGAATAAGTTTAAATATTTTCATCCTTCCACACTGTGTCATCTGTCCTTCCTCCTATCTGTTGTCATATTATTACTCACAAAACTATATCTTACTTTGAAGGATAGCGGTTTTAGCAGAACTTGTAAAATTTTTTTTACTGCACTAAAGATATAGAACCCAGATAAACCCGAAACCACCTCACACCAAGCTGCAAGAGCAGCGGTAACATAAAGCAAGGCCACCCACAATGAAATACAACCACATCTACCTTTCCCCCCATTACGACGACGCAGCCCTGTCCTGCGGCGGTTCCATCCACAAGCAGACAAAGCAGCAGGAACCGGTTGCGGTCATCACCATCTTTGCCGGTGCGCCTGACCTGCCGAACGCAGCTCTGTCCAAGCTGGCACAGGCAGTGCATAAGGAATTCACCTTCCTTAACCCGAACCCTTCTCCGCAGGATATTGTGGCCGCCCGCCGTCAGGAAAATGAACAGGCCATGCTGTTCCTCGGAGCGGACAGTATCTGCCTTGAGCAGTTCCATGATAGCATCTATCGGGGGATTCCTGGGCAGAATATCTTTTTCTACTGAAGAATGAAGGACATCTTAGGCGAGGTGCATCCGGGAGAAGCGGCAATCACGAAAGAGATAGGCAATGCTATTATCAGGCTGTCAGATAGGTACGATGCAGAGACGGTCTTTTATGCGCCGTTGGCCATCGGCAATCATATTGATCATCAGCTCATCCATCAGGTCGGACTTAGCCTGCATGATGCCGGACTGAAGGTGCTGTTCTACGAAGATTATCCCTATGCGGATATAAAGGAATACTTCAGGATTCCGTGCCGACTGCTCCTGGGTAGGGACAACGGACGGTTGAGGATGCTTGAACCGTTACTACTGTTGTTCTTTCTCCTGCTTGCCAAACAGGGCTGGCTGCCGGGGAAGAAATATCAATCGGTTGAGGAGCGGGCGGAAGAAGAAGGATTGATGGAGGAAACTATTCCCTTGTCCGAGCACGATATTACCGCGAAAAGCCACAGCGTTGCCGCCTATACCTCTCAGATTCCCATGCTGTTCGAAAACGAGGGTGTAATCCGGGAGAGATTCGCGCTTCGTGCCCGCTGCCTGGGTGGTGAACGGGTGTGGCGCAAAGGGATCTCTTCGCCACACTTTTATTAATCTCTTTACTAGCAACAGGATAAGGAGCTCCATATGCCCCGTACTATTTGCCAACGATGTACCGGCTATCTCTATAACCTTGCCCGGCGTTTTATCCATTCCAGACAGAGTAGACTCCTGATCCTTCTCGGTGGGGCCCAGAATCAGAACATGAAGATCATCAAAAATGCGGTCAAGGAAAGCGGAGTAGAGGACGTGGTGGTGATTGATAATAAGGGGTTTGAGAAGTTTGTGGGCACAGATGGAGTCGGAAAGAAATTCGTTGTCAATGTCCATCATCCGGCCAACACCAAACATGTCTATAATAACAAGAAGAATTATAGTTCAATCCTCTATAACTATTATGAGCAAAGAGGCTGGGATTTCCCGGTCGAGAGTTATGGCAAGACAAGCCTGAAGGCTATGGAAAAGACCAGGGCCTTTTATAGATATCTTCAGCAGGTGGTCGCAATAATGAGATGAAGGGAAAAGGGGAGGAGAGTTTGTGGCGTTGTCAACAAGACTGGCCCGCGCAAGGAGGTTAAAGAGGTCAGCCTTGCTGAATGCTATTTTCAGGCTTAATACGGTTGCTGTCCTCTGATATTGCCGGGCTTCTTGTACTGGCAAACCCAGATTTGACCCTTATCGGTACAAACAACCATGCCACAGCCCACCTCACTGGTGTCCTTCCAGACCACCTGGGTGTAATGGCCACATTCCCCCCCATGACAGGAGTTTGACTTCTCGTCATACCATTTTTTCTCCTCCCCCCAGCTGTCCACCACCTTTTCCGGGCTTATCTGCTGCATTTCTGTTTCTAACCCATTAGATGTACTCATTTTTGAGAGAGGACCCGCATAGTAGATGTTTTCACCGTACTCCTGGGCCTGACTATGCCGCATGGCGCAGCGCCCTTTTAAGGAGTCTGCCCATGCCTGCGAACTCTTTGCCAGACTGTCTGACCATTGCAGGCCCGGGGAACCGACCTCTGTTCGCCATTTATTATGGGCTGCAACTAAGGCAGACGGATCAAAAGAATTACCAACAGAGTCGGATGAGGCCATGCTGGTGGCGCCTATTGCGCTGGTACAGGCGGTTATTCCGAACAAGGCAAGCAGCCCCCCCATACTTCTCCCTAAAAGTCGACCACGACAACGAGCTTTCATAATACTCTCCTCTTTCGGGTTACCATGATTATTTATCGAGCTGGAAGGCCCAATCATTGTTCTGCACCCTCTTCCCTGGCCTGTTTCTAGGGCGTAATGATGCCGTAAGTAAGTATGGAAGATGCAGGTGCATTCTCTCTTTTTGAGCAGCATGATACCAGAGTTGTCTGGCCTGGGCAAGAGGGGATAAGTTAAATTTGGGGGAGATATTGGGAGGTTGTTTTGGGTAAAACATGCTCTGTAAAAAATAATTCCCTACTGCCCGAATAAGATTCCTACGGTTGTACCGGTCAAGCAGGTGGCCAAGGTACCGGCAATAATCGAACGAATTCCTAGTGAAACGATCTCTTTTTTTCGGTCTGGTGCCATGGTTCCCATGCCGCCAATCATGATACCGAGGCTGCCAAAGTTGGCAAATCCGCATAAGGCATAGGTGAGAATGACGATACTGCGCGGTGACAAGGTTTCTGAAGGGAGTTTCGCGAGCTCCATGTAGGCAAGGAATTCATTAAGAACGGTCTTGATGCCAAGTAAGGAGCCTGCTGGTACGGCTTCCTGCCAGGGAATCCCCATGAGCCAGGCCACAGGGGCCATGATATATCCTAAGGCCCTCTGCATGGTCACCGGGGCGCCCAAGAAATCAGGACACAGGCCCAAGAACAGATTAACGAGATGAATAAGGGAAACCAAGACCACCAGCATGGCTGTGATATGAAGGAAAAGGCCGACACCATCCGCTGTCCCCTGGGTAATGGCATCCATACTGCTCTTTGCCTCTTGGGCAGGGAGCATATCGCCTCCGGTGAGGTCTTCGGTCTCCGGGATCATGATGCGGGCTACAGTGATGGCAGCTGGTACACTGATGATGGAGGCGGTAAGGACATGACCAGCTGCATCAGGAAGGAGTTTATCCAATATCGTGACATAGAGGATCAGGACAGTACCGGCAATGGTGGCCATACCGCAGGTCATGGTGGCAAAGAGTTCACTTCGGGTCATGCGGGCAAGATAGGGTCTGATCAGAAGGGGGGATTCGACCATGCCGAGAAAGATATTGGCAGAAGCCCCAACAGCAAGGGCCCCACCGATGCCCATGGTCTTCTGAAAAAGGCTGGAAAAGAGACGGACCAGGGCGGGCAGGATACGCCAGTAGGTCAGCAGGGCAGATAAGGCGCTCATGACCAGGATGATGGGCAGGGCCTGAAAGGCGAGGATAAAGCTGGCTCCAGGGAAGGGCTCGCTAAACGGCAAGTCTCCGCCGCCGATATAGCCAAAGGCAAAGGAGGTGCCTGCTTTTGTCGCCTCTTGGAGGAGCAGTACGCCCTTATTCAGAACCAGAAAGACCTCCTTGCTGAAAGGAAGTTTGAGTAACAAAGCTGCAAGCATAAGCTGAATCAGCAGGCCTGCGCAGACTTGCTTGATGCGTACCTGTTTTTTGTTTTCACTGAACAACCATGCCAGCAGGCAAAGGGCGGTCATGCCTGCGAGTCCACGTATTACGTAGTGAGTATTCATTTAAAAAAACCTATATCTTATTCCAATTGCAGGACCTCTCATGTCCTGATACGGTTTCTTGGTATAATCAAGGGGGAAATATCTGGCAATGTTTTTCAGTAAAGGGCCGGACCCTCTTGATCTGTTCTTTCCCGTTGTGTTTTTCTTGATACCAGCAGGCGTCTTTCGTTTGCTTTTCTCGTTAAAACATTATACTGTTCTCAAATAATCGAGACAAAAATCAATCTTTATTGCAGGGGTAGCTATGGAATTTGTTTCTCCTCTTATAGAATCTGTTTCTCCTGTTCTTATCTGGTTTCTCCTGGGAATTGTTTTCTTTGTTACAGAGTTGATTCTTCCGGGATTTATTCTTTTTTTTCTCGGTATTGGGGCGTGGTTTACCGCTTCGGTTCTGGCCTTGACCGAGGTGTCTTTGACCGTGCAGATGATTATTTTTCTGGTCAGCTCTCTTGTTACCCTGATTTTACTTCGTTCCTGGCTTCACTCTATCTTTTTTGGTGATTCCAACGAAGAAGATGATTCCGTTAATGTGGATGACGCTCCTGCAACCGGCATTGTGACAGAGGCTATTATGCCTCCAGGGCTGGGACGGGTCAAGTACGGAGGTTCTTTTTGGCAGGCAACAGCAGATGAGTCGATTTCTGTGGATACAGTTGTTCGAATCATCGAAAGAAAAAATCTCATCGTTCATGTCTCCCCTCTGCATGCTGAAGAAACAGTATAAATGGGTTACCTTGTTGGATTTGCTGCCTTTATAGGCGTAGCTATTCTTGCCGGTGTTTTTTTTGCGAATATTTTTCTTGGGATTATTGCTTGTGGGTTCCCTTTTTTGGGATCTTTAAAGAAAGAAGAAAAACCCGAGACGCCAATGTTCACCCCGTCCACAGGTGTTGTCATCAAGGCAATTTTTCCTCCTGATCATGGACAGATTAAATACAGCGGCTCTTTTTGGCGAGCTGTTGCTGAAGAGCCGATACTCGAGAATACAGTGGTACAGATTGTAGAACGCAAGGGGCTTATTATCCATGTCCTTCCCTTGGACGCAGACAAGAAGGAATCGATGGAATAGATGGAATTGCTGCTTGGTATAGTTGTCCTCGTTGTTTTACTTATTTTTCTTCTGACAGTATGTAAGGTCGTTGAGCCGCTGGGAAAATATCGTTGTACGCTTGAAGCGGGATATCTCTTCTGTTCGCCTCCAAAGCGGAATTGAACCGGCAGGTGGCAGAGGCATTAACCCAGGCAGCGCAGAACTGGGGCGTCAAGCTGACGCGCTATGAAATTAAGCAAATCAGACCAATAAAAGAAGCCTGAAGAAATAATTTTAACAAACTGAATGCACACGGGGGAAATAAGATGGAGATGCTGTTTGGTGTAATCGTCCTTGTTGTTTTTATTGTTGTTGTCCTCATGAAAACAGCGATCGTCGTGCCTCAGCGCCATGAATATGTGGTTGAGCGCCTGGGGAAATATCGGACCACTCTAGAAGCGGGATTCCATATTCTTATCCCTTTTCTTGATAAGGTGTCCTATAGACGAAACCTGAAAGAAGAACCCGTGGATATCGGTGGCCAAACCTGTATTACAGCGGATAACGTTACCCTGGAGGTGGACGGTATTATGTATATTCAGGTTGTCAATTCACGGCAGTCAGCCTACGGTATTGAGGATTACCATTTTGCCGCTTCCCAACTGGCCCAGACCTCACTTCGTTCCGCTATTGGTAAGATCAGCCTGGATAACACCTTTGAGGCCCGTGAGACCCTGAATCAGCAAGTAGTAGAAGCTATTGATGATGCGGCCCAGAACTGGGGCATCAAGGTGCTGCGCTATGAGATCAAGGATATTCAGCCGCCTCGTTCTGTTCTGGATGCTATGGAAAAGCAGATGCAGGCGGAACGGGAAAAACGGGCCGAGATTGCTCGATCCGAAGGTGATAAACAATCTGTAATCAACCGGGCTGAAGGGCAGCGGGCCGAGGCCATTGCCAAGTCTGAAGGTGAAAAGATGAAGCGGATCAATGAGGCTGAAGGTCGGGCCCAGGAAATCCTTAAGGTTGCAGAGGCCACTGCTGCGGGGATCCGTAAAGTCGGTGAGTCCTTGGCTGCTCCTGGAGGCAAGGATGCTGCTAATCTTGAGGTGGCGAAGAAATATCTTGATGAATTCGGCAAGATGGCCAAGGAGAATAATACCATGATTGTGCCCGGAAATCTGACCGATGTTTCTGGTATGGTTGCTACAGCTATGGCTACCCTGAAGCAGACCAGTAAAAAGCGCCCTGTTCCGCCTTCCCGGGCCTAGGGGAAATAATTATTCCTTGGTAAGGTAGCGGGTATTGCGTGGAACTCTGAGCTGTGTTAGGGGAAACTATCGTTCGAGCATATTGTCTGGGAGGAAAGGGCGTCCTTTTCTCCCTTTTCCTTGTCAGAACCTTACCTGGACATCATATGCTGAGTTATTTCTACTTAGAGAACGAAAAAAGTTTAAAGAATAGTACTGGATTGTACAAAAAAGATTGTACCTCTTTTTTATGTCGTGATATATAACAACATATATCAAAGGTCAATTTCTACGCTTTTCGTTTTGTTAAGCCTTGTTAGTGTATTTTTTTTTACACATTATCTATTATGCCTAACTATGTCTTCATAAAGATCGTACTGCTGCTTTTCTGCGGACTCTGCCTCCAGTTTGCCTCAGGTGGCTTATTGTTTGCAGGAGAGGGAAGATGTATCACGACCTGTACTGAGGGCAGAGGTGCTATGGTGTACCCGGATGGAAGCACCTATACCGGAGATTGGAAAGATGGTAAGCGGCAGGGTAAGGGGACTCTTCTTTACGCTGACGGAAGAAAATACGAGGGAGAGTTTGCCAATGACCAACTGCATGGGAAAGGAATTATCACGCTTCCTGATGGACGCCTGATAGAAAGTCAGTGGGTTAATGGTGAACAGGTTTCAGCGCGCTTTGCCAATGGCGACGTATTCACTGGAGTCTGGGAAGACGGAACGTTTTGTGGCGAGGCAACCGTCACTCTGCCGAACGGAGACCGTTATACCGGAGGATTCAAAAACAGTAAGTATGAAGGATACGGGGTTATGACCTATGCTGATGGCAGTAAATACACTGGTGAGTTTAAAGAAGGAAAGTTCGACGGGAAAGGGGCAATCTCTTTTCCAGACGGTACTGTCATAGAAAGTGAGTGGAAAGACGGCCATCCCGTTAATTAAGGCGTATCAGGACCTCCTTTTTTTTCTTCTTCCACCCTTACGTTCTTTTGTTCATTCTCCTCTTTTCTCCTGCCAAGGAGGGTTGTTGCGATGAGAAATTCTGTTCTTTGTTTTGCTGTTCATGGGAAAAAGGTTTATACTGCAGCTGGTTTCACGAACATAACTTGAGGCATTGATCAGATGGAAAAAAGATTGCTCTTATGCCATAGAGATGAGAGCTGGTATCTTGCTAACAACTCTCCGCCATTATGAAAATAGCAACCTCTGGCCAGATGCAGGCCTTGGACAGAACCTCTATTGAGGAGATTGGCATCCCTGGTAT is from Candidatus Electrothrix sp. GW3-4 and encodes:
- a CDS encoding PIG-L family deacetylase, with protein sequence MKYNHIYLSPHYDDAALSCGGSIHKQTKQQEPVAVITIFAGAPDLPNAALSKLAQAVHKEFTFLNPNPSPQDIVAARRQENEQAMLFLGADSICLEQFHDSIYRGIPGQNIFFY
- a CDS encoding CAP domain-containing protein; its protein translation is MKARCRGRLLGRSMGGLLALFGITACTSAIGATSMASSDSVGNSFDPSALVAAHNKWRTEVGSPGLQWSDSLAKSSQAWADSLKGRCAMRHSQAQEYGENIYYAGPLSKMSTSNGLETEMQQISPEKVVDSWGEEKKWYDEKSNSCHGGECGHYTQVVWKDTSEVGCGMVVCTDKGQIWVCQYKKPGNIRGQQPY
- a CDS encoding nucleoside transporter C-terminal domain-containing protein — its product is MNTHYVIRGLAGMTALCLLAWLFSENKKQVRIKQVCAGLLIQLMLAALLLKLPFSKEVFLVLNKGVLLLQEATKAGTSFAFGYIGGGDLPFSEPFPGASFILAFQALPIILVMSALSALLTYWRILPALVRLFSSLFQKTMGIGGALAVGASANIFLGMVESPLLIRPYLARMTRSELFATMTCGMATIAGTVLILYVTILDKLLPDAAGHVLTASIISVPAAITVARIMIPETEDLTGGDMLPAQEAKSSMDAITQGTADGVGLFLHITAMLVVLVSLIHLVNLFLGLCPDFLGAPVTMQRALGYIMAPVAWLMGIPWQEAVPAGSLLGIKTVLNEFLAYMELAKLPSETLSPRSIVILTYALCGFANFGSLGIMIGGMGTMAPDRKKEIVSLGIRSIIAGTLATCLTGTTVGILFGQ
- a CDS encoding NfeD family protein, translating into MEFVSPLIESVSPVLIWFLLGIVFFVTELILPGFILFFLGIGAWFTASVLALTEVSLTVQMIIFLVSSLVTLILLRSWLHSIFFGDSNEEDDSVNVDDAPATGIVTEAIMPPGLGRVKYGGSFWQATADESISVDTVVRIIERKNLIVHVSPLHAEETV
- a CDS encoding NfeD family protein is translated as MGYLVGFAAFIGVAILAGVFFANIFLGIIACGFPFLGSLKKEEKPETPMFTPSTGVVIKAIFPPDHGQIKYSGSFWRAVAEEPILENTVVQIVERKGLIIHVLPLDADKKESME
- a CDS encoding stomatin-like protein, with amino-acid sequence MLFGVIVLVVFIVVVLMKTAIVVPQRHEYVVERLGKYRTTLEAGFHILIPFLDKVSYRRNLKEEPVDIGGQTCITADNVTLEVDGIMYIQVVNSRQSAYGIEDYHFAASQLAQTSLRSAIGKISLDNTFEARETLNQQVVEAIDDAAQNWGIKVLRYEIKDIQPPRSVLDAMEKQMQAEREKRAEIARSEGDKQSVINRAEGQRAEAIAKSEGEKMKRINEAEGRAQEILKVAEATAAGIRKVGESLAAPGGKDAANLEVAKKYLDEFGKMAKENNTMIVPGNLTDVSGMVATAMATLKQTSKKRPVPPSRA